The proteins below come from a single Isoptericola dokdonensis DS-3 genomic window:
- a CDS encoding glucose 1-dehydrogenase, whose amino-acid sequence MRALTVVPGQAGSLAVTDVKDRSASTDLLLVDGIAVGVCGTDKEIAAGEYGAAPPGHERLIIGHESLGRVREAPAGSGYSPGDLVVGVVRRPDPVPCGACAHGEWDMCRNGLFTEHGIKEVDGFASQRWTIEPDHAVRLDPSLAEVGVLLEPTTVVAKAWDQVDRIGARAWFDPRTVVVTGAGPIGLLAALIGVQRGLDVHVLDRVTAGPKPTLVRDLGATYHTGPLPAVADHVGAGIIIECTGAPSVVVDSLTSTRPYGITVLTGVSSAGRHVPIDAGATNRSLVLENDVVVGSVNANMSHYRAGADVLAAADADWLGRLITRRVPLERATEAFEARPDDVKVVIDL is encoded by the coding sequence GTGCGTGCACTGACCGTCGTCCCCGGGCAGGCCGGCTCGCTGGCCGTCACGGACGTCAAGGACCGCTCCGCGAGCACCGACCTTCTGCTCGTCGACGGGATCGCCGTCGGCGTGTGCGGGACGGACAAGGAGATCGCCGCCGGCGAGTACGGTGCCGCGCCGCCCGGGCACGAACGCCTGATCATCGGGCACGAGTCCCTCGGTCGGGTGCGCGAGGCGCCCGCCGGCTCCGGCTACTCCCCCGGTGACCTGGTCGTCGGGGTCGTCCGCCGCCCGGACCCCGTGCCCTGCGGCGCGTGCGCCCACGGCGAGTGGGACATGTGCCGCAACGGGCTGTTCACCGAGCACGGCATCAAGGAGGTCGACGGCTTCGCCTCGCAACGGTGGACGATCGAGCCCGACCATGCCGTGCGTCTCGACCCGTCGCTCGCGGAGGTCGGCGTGCTGCTGGAGCCCACCACGGTGGTCGCCAAGGCGTGGGACCAGGTCGACAGGATCGGCGCGCGCGCCTGGTTCGACCCGCGGACGGTCGTCGTCACCGGCGCCGGGCCCATCGGCCTGCTGGCGGCGCTCATCGGGGTGCAGCGCGGACTCGACGTCCACGTGCTCGACCGCGTCACCGCCGGACCCAAGCCGACCCTGGTGCGCGACCTCGGGGCGACGTACCACACCGGCCCCCTGCCGGCGGTGGCCGACCACGTGGGAGCGGGGATCATCATCGAGTGCACGGGCGCCCCCTCTGTCGTGGTCGACTCCTTGACCTCGACCAGGCCGTACGGCATCACCGTGCTGACCGGGGTGTCGTCGGCCGGGCGGCACGTCCCGATCGATGCCGGGGCCACGAACCGCTCCCTGGTGCTGGAGAACGACGTCGTCGTGGGGTCCGTCAACGCCAACATGTCCCACTACCGCGCGGGCGCCGACGTCCTCGCCGCCGCCGACGCCGACTGGCTCGGGCGGCTGATCACCCGCCGGGTGCCCCTGGAACGTGCGACCGAGGCGTTCGAGGCCCGGCCGGACGACGTGAAGGTCGTCATCGACCTCTGA
- a CDS encoding metal-dependent hydrolase: MMGGHHAASGAAAWVAVTSTTPIAFGWYPVSEVGVMTGALVCAGAALLPDADHHNGTISHSLPPVSEAITKLVSGLSGGHRNGTHSILGIAAFTAIAWLVGKLSFHTETFGDVLVGPGIMAVLLIAFAVRALKLTGQQRWWTWSLSIALAAFVAVFAPEEWYWMPFCVGLGCAVHILGDFLTTRGVPLLWPLRFRSPRWVRRHRWLPFDDMWSPKGNLSLPILGDAGSWREWVLMTPVSIYALVGVAWAMLDQMGFDTLGVWESATALVAGAVG, encoded by the coding sequence ATGATGGGTGGGCACCACGCCGCCTCCGGGGCGGCCGCCTGGGTGGCGGTCACCTCCACGACCCCGATCGCGTTCGGCTGGTACCCGGTGTCCGAGGTGGGGGTGATGACCGGCGCGCTGGTCTGCGCGGGCGCCGCCCTCCTGCCGGACGCCGACCACCACAACGGCACCATCTCGCACTCGCTGCCCCCGGTGTCCGAGGCGATCACCAAGCTCGTGTCCGGACTGTCGGGCGGGCACCGCAACGGCACCCACTCGATCCTCGGCATCGCCGCGTTCACAGCCATCGCCTGGCTGGTCGGCAAGCTGTCGTTCCACACCGAGACGTTCGGCGACGTCCTCGTCGGCCCCGGCATCATGGCCGTGCTGCTCATCGCGTTCGCGGTGCGTGCCCTCAAGCTGACCGGGCAGCAGCGCTGGTGGACGTGGAGCCTGTCGATCGCGCTCGCCGCGTTCGTCGCGGTCTTCGCGCCCGAGGAGTGGTACTGGATGCCGTTCTGCGTCGGCCTCGGCTGCGCCGTGCACATCCTCGGCGACTTCCTCACCACGCGGGGGGTGCCGCTGCTCTGGCCGCTGCGGTTCCGCTCGCCGCGCTGGGTCCGTCGGCACCGCTGGCTGCCGTTCGACGACATGTGGAGCCCGAAGGGCAACCTGTCGCTGCCGATCCTCGGCGACGCCGGGTCGTGGCGCGAGTGGGTGCTCATGACCCCGGTGAGCATCTACGCCCTGGTGGGTGTCGCCTGGGCGATGCTCGACCAGATGGGCTTCGACACCCTCGGCGTGTGGGAGAGCGCGACCGCCCTCGTCGCCGGCGCCGTCGGCTGA
- a CDS encoding MBL fold metallo-hydrolase translates to MRLEAVADGVLVAVSRRLATTTTLVLGGPGPTGRCGLLVDPAWEPDELEGLAREVRHLGAAVVAGFATHAHHDHLLWHPALGDVPRWATATTAATAGRERRRLLAEARLDAERYGGADHPPAVLAQLGRVRGLAPGADRLPDGAGALPDVEVVEHGAHAPGHAALWLPGARVLLAGDLLSDVEVPLPFDEISGRGDLAGYRAGLDRIAPYVARAAVLVPGHGVPTRRPSARIDADLRYLDAVGAGRPPDDPRLADPAVAAEHARTVARVRADG, encoded by the coding sequence ATGAGGCTCGAGGCCGTCGCCGACGGCGTGCTGGTCGCGGTGAGCCGCCGGCTCGCGACCACCACGACGCTCGTCCTGGGCGGCCCGGGTCCGACCGGGCGGTGCGGCCTGCTGGTCGACCCGGCGTGGGAGCCCGACGAGCTGGAGGGCCTCGCGCGCGAGGTCCGGCACCTCGGCGCCGCCGTCGTCGCGGGGTTCGCGACGCACGCCCACCACGACCACCTGCTCTGGCATCCCGCGCTGGGTGACGTGCCGCGCTGGGCGACGGCGACGACGGCGGCGACGGCCGGGCGGGAGCGGCGACGTCTGCTCGCCGAGGCGCGGCTCGACGCCGAGCGGTACGGCGGGGCGGACCATCCGCCCGCGGTGCTCGCCCAGCTGGGGCGGGTGCGAGGGCTCGCGCCCGGAGCAGATCGCCTCCCCGACGGCGCGGGTGCGCTGCCCGACGTCGAGGTGGTCGAGCACGGCGCCCACGCGCCCGGTCACGCCGCGCTGTGGCTGCCGGGCGCGCGCGTGCTGCTCGCGGGCGACCTGCTGAGCGACGTCGAGGTGCCGCTGCCGTTCGACGAGATCAGCGGTCGCGGCGACCTGGCGGGGTACCGGGCCGGGCTGGACAGGATCGCCCCGTACGTGGCCCGAGCCGCGGTGCTGGTGCCGGGGCACGGCGTGCCCACGCGGAGGCCGTCCGCACGAATCGATGCCGACCTGCGCTACCTCGACGCCGTCGGGGCCGGGCGCCCGCCGGACGACCCGCGACTGGCCGACCCGGCCGTCGCGGCGGAGCACGCCCGCACGGTGGCGCGGGTGCGGGCGGACGGGTGA
- a CDS encoding serine protein kinase RIO yields MPQHTPDRQILTLDTGTDAVEPDPDQRWSTWPSIAKGQRGPQPHPDWVVTAAAALDTELGVLKTGKEADVFLVERAVPDDPDRSVLLAAKRYRDTEHRQFHRAGTYTEGRRERRSRDQRAAQDRSSAWGRAVRATQWADAEFATLCALWEAGAPVPYPVQIDGTELLLEFVGHIDDSGAAVAAPRLAQCRPEPDLLADWYEQLRTAMGVLARLGWAHGDLSPYNVLADGERLVVIDLPQVVDLVANPFGGELLHRDCRNIGAWFSARGLEVDVDALFAEVFAQAW; encoded by the coding sequence GTGCCTCAGCACACCCCCGACCGTCAGATCCTCACCCTCGACACCGGCACGGACGCCGTCGAACCCGACCCCGACCAGCGGTGGTCGACCTGGCCGAGCATCGCCAAGGGTCAGCGCGGACCGCAGCCCCACCCCGACTGGGTCGTGACCGCTGCCGCCGCGCTCGACACCGAGCTCGGCGTCCTCAAGACCGGCAAGGAGGCCGACGTCTTCCTCGTGGAGCGCGCCGTGCCCGACGACCCGGACCGCTCGGTGCTGCTCGCCGCCAAGCGGTACCGCGACACCGAGCACCGCCAGTTCCATCGCGCCGGCACCTACACCGAGGGGCGGCGCGAGCGCCGCAGCCGTGACCAGCGCGCCGCCCAGGACCGCTCGTCGGCCTGGGGCCGTGCCGTGCGGGCGACGCAGTGGGCGGACGCCGAGTTCGCGACGCTGTGCGCCCTGTGGGAGGCGGGAGCGCCGGTCCCGTACCCGGTGCAGATCGACGGCACCGAGCTGCTGCTGGAGTTCGTCGGTCACATCGACGACTCGGGTGCCGCCGTGGCTGCGCCGCGCCTCGCCCAGTGCCGCCCGGAGCCCGACCTCCTCGCCGACTGGTACGAGCAGCTCCGCACCGCGATGGGCGTCCTGGCGCGGCTCGGCTGGGCGCACGGCGACCTGTCGCCGTACAACGTGCTCGCCGACGGTGAGCGGCTCGTCGTCATCGACCTGCCGCAGGTCGTCGACCTCGTGGCGAACCCGTTCGGCGGCGAGCTGCTGCACCGCGACTGCCGGAACATCGGCGCCTGGTTCTCTGCGCGCGGGCTGGAGGTCGACGTCGACGCCCTGTTCGCGGAGGTGTTCGCCCAGGCCTGGTGA
- a CDS encoding GNAT family N-acetyltransferase yields the protein MAYRIEPATSARFDDVVTLLNPRGRAEACWCLHWRQPPGLPVGGREQHLRELCAHEPPGLLAYLDEPDGGGARADGPGPVDTDRAVDGSTVVGWVGLAPRSAAVALQRSRVLPVGEPEEWPTTWVVRCFVVRVGHRGRGVARALLRGAVEHARSRGGRVVEGFPVEPEADRRVPVSAAFVGTVPLFESEGFETVGGTLATSGRLPRWHLRRDLSSS from the coding sequence ATGGCCTACCGGATCGAACCTGCCACCAGCGCACGGTTCGACGACGTCGTCACCCTGCTCAACCCGCGCGGTCGCGCGGAGGCGTGCTGGTGCCTGCACTGGCGCCAGCCGCCCGGCCTGCCCGTCGGCGGGCGCGAGCAGCACCTGCGCGAGCTCTGCGCGCACGAGCCGCCCGGGTTGCTCGCCTACCTCGACGAGCCGGACGGCGGCGGCGCCCGTGCCGACGGACCGGGGCCGGTCGACACCGACCGGGCCGTCGACGGGTCGACCGTCGTCGGGTGGGTCGGTCTGGCACCCCGGAGCGCCGCCGTCGCCCTGCAACGCTCCCGGGTGCTGCCCGTCGGGGAACCCGAGGAGTGGCCGACGACGTGGGTGGTGCGGTGCTTCGTCGTCCGCGTCGGACACCGGGGCCGTGGCGTCGCCCGGGCGCTGCTACGCGGTGCCGTCGAGCACGCCCGCTCCCGCGGCGGGCGCGTCGTCGAGGGGTTTCCTGTCGAGCCGGAGGCCGACCGGCGGGTGCCCGTCAGCGCGGCGTTCGTCGGCACCGTCCCGCTCTTCGAGTCCGAGGGGTTCGAGACCGTGGGCGGGACCCTCGCCACCAGCGGGCGCCTGCCCCGCTGGCACCTGCGCCGCGACCTCAGCAGCTCCTGA
- a CDS encoding SRPBCC family protein produces the protein MSIDIDPVATAGLVTREVRSGERDGTPTKIAVARRSYTAARGDVWAAVTDPERIPRWFMPISGDLAEGGRYQLEGNAGGTVERCQAPEAFAVTWEFGGGVSWVTVTLHPFDGGTMLQLVHESPVEPEFWEQFGPGAVGVGWDMSLMGLGLHLGSGESMDPAQAEAWSVSAEGKAFVGAAAAGWAEAAVADGDDATDAHAAAERTVAFYTTVPEA, from the coding sequence ATGAGCATCGACATCGACCCCGTCGCCACGGCCGGCCTCGTCACCCGCGAGGTCCGCAGCGGTGAGCGGGACGGCACCCCCACGAAGATCGCCGTCGCCCGCCGCAGCTACACCGCCGCCCGCGGCGACGTCTGGGCAGCGGTGACCGACCCCGAGCGGATCCCGCGCTGGTTCATGCCGATCAGCGGCGACCTCGCCGAGGGCGGGCGGTACCAGCTCGAGGGGAACGCGGGCGGGACCGTCGAGCGCTGCCAGGCGCCCGAGGCGTTCGCGGTCACCTGGGAGTTCGGGGGCGGCGTCTCGTGGGTGACCGTCACGCTGCATCCCTTCGACGGCGGCACGATGCTGCAGCTCGTCCACGAGTCGCCCGTCGAGCCGGAGTTCTGGGAGCAGTTCGGGCCGGGCGCCGTCGGCGTCGGCTGGGACATGTCCCTCATGGGCCTCGGCCTGCACCTCGGCTCCGGGGAGTCGATGGACCCCGCCCAGGCCGAGGCCTGGAGCGTCTCTGCCGAGGGCAAGGCCTTCGTCGGCGCGGCGGCGGCCGGCTGGGCCGAGGCGGCCGTGGCCGACGGCGACGACGCCACCGACGCCCACGCCGCGGCCGAGCGGACTGTCGCTTTCTACACCACCGTCCCCGAGGCGTGA
- a CDS encoding ArsR/SmtB family transcription factor has protein sequence MTPSAAGGTPVGTPDAVFAALGDPVRRRLLMLLHEVGEAPVGGLVAAVRATTTISQPAVSQHLRVLREAGLVRVRPDGTRRLYAVEPAGIDAARAWLAAFTDPFAQPLDALGTEIARGRRERRRADEVSGSPATGSRAAGAARRDARRAG, from the coding sequence GTGACCCCGTCGGCGGCGGGCGGGACGCCCGTCGGAACGCCGGACGCCGTGTTCGCCGCGCTCGGCGACCCGGTGCGGCGGCGGCTGCTGATGCTGCTGCACGAGGTCGGCGAGGCCCCCGTCGGCGGGCTCGTCGCCGCCGTCCGGGCCACGACGACCATCTCCCAGCCCGCCGTCTCCCAGCACCTGCGGGTGCTGCGCGAGGCCGGTCTGGTCCGGGTGCGACCCGACGGCACCCGCCGCCTGTACGCCGTCGAACCCGCCGGGATCGACGCGGCCCGCGCGTGGCTGGCGGCCTTCACCGACCCGTTCGCCCAGCCGCTCGACGCCCTGGGGACCGAGATCGCGCGCGGCCGCCGCGAGCGCCGTCGGGCGGACGAGGTCAGCGGAAGTCCCGCGACCGGGTCGCGAGCGGCAGGCGCAGCACGGCGAGATGCTCGGCGAGCAGGTTGA
- a CDS encoding PHP domain-containing protein, which produces MTDLPARYAELHAHSAFSFLDGASHPAELAAEASRLGLEALALTDHDGLYGVVRFAEAARAVGLPTVFGAELHLPAPVPGGAPVLDEPTGVPDPRATHLLVLARGADGYRNLSRAIATAHLEAGVKGKARYDLERLGQEAAGQWLVLSGCRKGAVRRALDAGGPDPLRAARAELDRLVAVFGRDNVAVEVTATGDPRDGDRHAALAALARDARLPLVATTAAHYARPRDADLAAALAAVRARSSLDDHDGWLPGAPTAHLRSAAEMARLHHRHPHAVTTAADLAADCAFDLHLVAPHLPPYPVPAGHDEASWLAELVRRGATQRYGSRDAERVPGAWAQLDHELRVITDLGFAGYFLVVYDLVEFCRREGILCQGRGSAANSAVCYALGITAVDAVTHGLLFERFLAPERDGPPDIDVDIESVRREEVIQHVYARFGRTHAAQVANVISYRPRSAVRDAARALGYDVGQADAWSKSIERWGSLRGPDPVSPAADRAAGAVRAAEGAPDGGAGAGAGGQVPVTRRELKEAHVAELWEGRTVDPLAADAEGRDALRRADDAHDVVPRHAPPPAEQEGEIPAAVVDLADRFLRLPRHLGIHSGGMVMCDRPVIEVCPVEWARMEGRTVLQWDKEDCADAGLVKFDLLGLGMLTAIRYAFTSVRDTGGPELALHTLPPEDPRVYDLLCAADTVGVFQVESRAQMATLPRLRPRCFYDVVVEVALIRPGPIQGQSVHPYIERSRGRQPVTYLHPLLEPSLKRTLGVPLFQEQLMQMAIDVAGFSPAESDRLRRAMGSKRSVERMEALRGRLYAGMTERGVPPDVQEQIYDKLKAFADFGFPESHAYSFAFLVYASAWLKVHAPEAFYAGLLAAQPMGFYSPASLVADARRHGVRVLRPDVNASGALAGVERTTGTAGPAAEHSLTAADHAVPDRPGQRTVRQGMVGGEGDDEGGVGLVPLDVDTGLAVRLGLGAVRGLGSDVADAMVAARAEGGPFRDLHDLVRRVDLSTARLEALATAGALGSLGVTRREGLWAAGALGQEGPDTLAGVSVGVAAPPLPGMDPLEVDVADAWATGVTPDSTSPLEHVRPGLDHQGVLTVEAATRAEAGRRVAVGGVVTHRQRPGTAGGVTFLSLEDETGLLNVICSPGLWRRFRTVARGAPALVVRGRVERSDGSVNLLAEHLAVLRLPLATRSRDFR; this is translated from the coding sequence ATGACTGACCTGCCCGCTCGGTACGCCGAGCTGCACGCGCACTCGGCGTTCAGCTTCCTCGACGGCGCCAGCCACCCGGCCGAGCTCGCCGCCGAGGCGTCCCGGCTGGGCCTGGAGGCGCTCGCCCTGACCGACCACGACGGCCTGTACGGGGTGGTGCGGTTCGCCGAGGCGGCCCGTGCCGTCGGGCTGCCCACGGTGTTCGGCGCGGAGCTGCACCTGCCCGCCCCCGTGCCCGGCGGTGCCCCGGTGCTCGACGAGCCCACCGGAGTCCCGGACCCGCGCGCCACCCACCTGCTCGTCCTGGCCCGCGGTGCGGACGGCTACCGGAACCTGTCCCGTGCCATCGCCACCGCCCACCTGGAGGCGGGGGTCAAGGGCAAGGCCCGTTACGACCTCGAGCGCCTCGGGCAGGAAGCTGCCGGGCAGTGGCTGGTCCTGTCCGGCTGCCGCAAGGGCGCCGTACGTCGCGCCCTCGACGCCGGGGGCCCCGACCCGCTGCGGGCCGCGCGCGCCGAGCTCGACCGCCTGGTCGCCGTGTTCGGGCGGGACAACGTGGCGGTCGAGGTCACCGCCACCGGCGACCCGCGCGACGGCGACCGCCATGCCGCCCTCGCGGCGCTCGCCCGGGACGCACGCCTGCCGCTGGTCGCGACCACCGCCGCGCACTACGCCCGGCCCCGCGACGCCGACCTCGCCGCGGCGCTCGCCGCCGTGCGCGCCCGCTCCTCGCTGGACGACCACGACGGCTGGCTGCCCGGTGCCCCGACGGCGCACCTGCGCTCGGCAGCCGAGATGGCGCGCCTGCACCACCGCCACCCGCACGCCGTCACCACCGCGGCCGACCTCGCCGCGGACTGCGCGTTCGACCTGCACCTCGTCGCGCCGCACCTGCCGCCCTACCCGGTGCCCGCCGGGCATGACGAGGCGAGCTGGCTGGCCGAGCTGGTGCGCCGTGGTGCCACGCAGCGGTACGGCTCGCGGGACGCGGAACGGGTGCCGGGAGCGTGGGCACAGCTCGATCACGAGCTGCGCGTCATCACCGACCTCGGGTTCGCCGGCTACTTCCTCGTCGTCTACGACCTCGTGGAGTTCTGCCGGCGCGAGGGCATCCTGTGCCAGGGGCGGGGCAGCGCCGCGAACTCCGCGGTCTGCTACGCGCTCGGCATCACCGCCGTCGACGCCGTGACCCACGGCCTGCTGTTCGAGCGGTTCCTCGCCCCGGAACGGGACGGCCCGCCGGACATCGACGTCGACATCGAGTCGGTGCGCCGCGAGGAGGTCATCCAGCACGTCTACGCCCGGTTCGGCCGCACCCACGCCGCGCAGGTCGCGAACGTCATCTCCTACCGGCCGCGCTCCGCCGTGCGTGACGCCGCCCGCGCGCTCGGCTACGACGTCGGGCAGGCCGACGCGTGGAGCAAGTCCATCGAGCGCTGGGGGTCGTTGCGCGGCCCCGACCCGGTGAGCCCGGCCGCGGACCGCGCCGCGGGCGCCGTGCGCGCCGCCGAGGGGGCTCCGGACGGCGGGGCCGGTGCGGGGGCAGGGGGCCAGGTGCCCGTGACCCGCCGGGAGCTCAAGGAGGCGCACGTCGCAGAGCTCTGGGAGGGGCGCACCGTCGACCCGCTGGCCGCCGACGCGGAGGGCCGGGACGCGCTGAGGCGGGCGGACGACGCGCACGACGTCGTGCCGCGGCACGCGCCGCCGCCGGCGGAGCAGGAGGGCGAGATCCCCGCCGCGGTGGTGGACCTGGCCGACCGGTTCCTGCGGCTGCCGCGGCACCTGGGCATCCACTCGGGCGGCATGGTGATGTGCGACCGGCCCGTCATCGAGGTGTGCCCGGTGGAGTGGGCACGGATGGAGGGCCGCACCGTGCTGCAGTGGGACAAGGAGGACTGCGCGGACGCCGGGCTGGTGAAGTTCGACCTGCTGGGCCTCGGGATGCTCACCGCCATCCGGTACGCGTTCACCTCCGTGCGGGACACCGGCGGGCCGGAGCTGGCGCTGCACACCCTGCCGCCGGAGGACCCGCGCGTGTACGACCTGCTGTGCGCCGCCGACACCGTCGGGGTGTTCCAGGTCGAGTCGCGCGCCCAGATGGCGACGCTGCCGCGGCTGCGGCCCCGCTGCTTCTACGACGTCGTCGTGGAGGTCGCGCTCATCCGGCCCGGCCCCATCCAGGGCCAGTCCGTGCACCCGTACATCGAGCGGTCGCGCGGCCGGCAGCCGGTCACCTACCTGCACCCGCTGCTGGAGCCGTCGCTGAAGCGCACCCTCGGCGTGCCGCTGTTCCAGGAGCAGCTCATGCAGATGGCGATCGACGTGGCGGGCTTCAGCCCGGCCGAGTCGGACCGGCTGCGCCGGGCGATGGGGTCCAAGCGGTCCGTGGAGCGCATGGAGGCGCTGCGCGGGCGGCTGTACGCCGGGATGACGGAGCGCGGCGTGCCGCCGGACGTCCAGGAGCAGATCTACGACAAGCTCAAGGCGTTCGCCGACTTCGGGTTCCCCGAGTCGCACGCCTACTCGTTCGCGTTCCTCGTCTACGCCTCCGCCTGGCTCAAGGTGCACGCCCCCGAGGCGTTCTACGCCGGGCTGCTCGCCGCCCAGCCGATGGGGTTCTACTCCCCGGCGTCCCTCGTGGCCGACGCCCGCCGCCACGGGGTGCGCGTGCTGCGCCCGGACGTCAACGCGTCGGGTGCCCTGGCCGGCGTCGAGCGGACGACCGGGACCGCGGGCCCTGCCGCCGAGCATTCCCTCACGGCGGCCGACCATGCGGTGCCGGACCGTCCGGGGCAGCGGACGGTCCGCCAGGGCATGGTCGGCGGGGAGGGGGACGACGAGGGCGGTGTCGGGCTGGTCCCGCTGGACGTCGACACCGGTCTGGCCGTCCGGCTCGGCCTGGGAGCGGTGCGCGGCCTCGGGTCCGACGTCGCCGACGCGATGGTCGCCGCGCGTGCCGAGGGCGGGCCGTTCCGCGACCTGCACGACCTGGTCCGCCGCGTCGACCTGTCCACCGCACGGCTGGAGGCGCTCGCCACCGCGGGCGCCCTGGGATCCCTCGGCGTCACCCGCCGCGAAGGCCTGTGGGCGGCCGGGGCGCTCGGTCAGGAGGGCCCCGACACGCTGGCGGGCGTCAGCGTCGGGGTGGCCGCGCCGCCGCTGCCCGGCATGGACCCGCTCGAGGTCGACGTCGCCGACGCGTGGGCGACCGGCGTCACCCCGGACTCCACGTCCCCGCTGGAGCACGTCCGCCCCGGCCTGGACCACCAGGGCGTGCTCACCGTCGAGGCCGCCACCCGGGCGGAGGCCGGTCGCCGGGTCGCCGTCGGGGGCGTCGTCACCCACCGGCAACGACCCGGCACCGCCGGGGGAGTGACGTTCCTGTCGCTGGAGGACGAGACCGGGCTGCTCAACGTCATCTGCTCGCCCGGGCTGTGGCGCCGCTTCCGCACCGTGGCGCGCGGCGCCCCCGCCCTCGTCGTGCGGGGGCGGGTCGAGCGGTCCGACGGGTCGGTCAACCTGCTCGCCGAGCATCTCGCCGTGCTGCGCCTGCCGCTCGCGACCCGGTCGCGGGACTTCCGCTGA
- a CDS encoding Y-family DNA polymerase, which yields MSTTRTAVLWVPDWPVVAALTTAGLDAHVPAAVLGARSGGGTRAGRSVVATTAVARTAGVRRGMRRRQAQETCPDLVLLDVDDARDARAFEPVALAVETVVAGLEVARPGLLLLPAAGAARYHGSERALAERLVAAVAEAGHECQVGVADGLLAAVLAARSDAVVPPGESAAALAGRPVDDLVHAVCDPGVVTAVRDAAGLWRRLGLHTLGDLAALPPASVAARFGDLGTWAHRLARGLDERPPARRRPEADLAVATDLDPPADRVDVAAFAARRLAEELHALLLGHGLACSRLRITARTTEGELERLWRTDAVAGGLDAARLTDRVRWQLEGWLTDAALRRTGTGDSPHVAPLVHLALAAEDVAPAGTHQPSLWGPDAGGDTRAHQAVDRVQGLLGGQGVLAVRLQGGRDARSRVALVPFGEEADPGRPADRPWPGALPSPAPATVLPEPLPARVLDAAGHDVVVDARLAASGSPATVRWEHGSGTVTDWAGPWPLAERWWHGGGTRRVHLQVVLDDGRGLLLAQTAGTWTVEACYD from the coding sequence ATGAGCACCACCCGCACCGCCGTGCTCTGGGTCCCCGACTGGCCGGTCGTGGCCGCGCTCACCACCGCCGGGCTCGACGCCCACGTGCCCGCCGCCGTCCTCGGTGCCCGCTCCGGCGGCGGCACCCGGGCCGGGCGCAGCGTCGTCGCGACCACCGCCGTCGCCCGCACCGCCGGGGTGCGGCGCGGCATGCGTCGCCGTCAGGCGCAGGAGACCTGCCCCGACCTCGTGCTGCTGGACGTCGACGACGCCCGTGACGCCCGCGCGTTCGAACCGGTCGCGCTCGCCGTGGAGACCGTCGTCGCCGGGCTGGAGGTCGCCCGGCCCGGCCTGCTGCTCCTGCCCGCCGCGGGCGCCGCCCGCTACCACGGCTCGGAGCGGGCGCTGGCCGAACGGCTCGTCGCCGCGGTCGCCGAGGCGGGCCACGAGTGCCAGGTGGGGGTGGCCGACGGCCTGCTCGCCGCCGTCCTCGCCGCCCGCTCCGATGCCGTCGTGCCGCCGGGGGAGTCCGCCGCCGCCCTCGCGGGCCGTCCCGTCGACGACCTCGTGCACGCCGTCTGCGACCCGGGGGTCGTGACAGCGGTGCGCGACGCCGCCGGGCTGTGGCGGCGGCTCGGGCTGCACACCCTCGGCGACCTCGCCGCGCTGCCGCCCGCGAGCGTCGCCGCCCGCTTCGGCGACCTCGGCACGTGGGCGCACCGGCTGGCCCGCGGCCTCGACGAGCGCCCGCCCGCCCGTCGGCGCCCCGAGGCCGACCTCGCCGTCGCGACCGACCTCGACCCGCCCGCGGACCGGGTCGACGTCGCAGCGTTCGCCGCCCGCCGCCTCGCCGAGGAGCTGCACGCCCTGCTGCTCGGCCACGGGCTGGCCTGCTCCCGCCTGCGGATCACCGCCCGCACCACGGAGGGCGAGCTCGAACGCCTGTGGCGCACCGACGCCGTCGCCGGCGGGCTCGACGCCGCCCGCCTCACCGACCGCGTGCGCTGGCAGCTCGAGGGCTGGCTCACCGACGCGGCCCTGCGCCGCACCGGCACCGGCGACTCCCCGCACGTCGCCCCGCTGGTGCACCTGGCGCTCGCCGCGGAGGACGTCGCCCCCGCCGGGACGCACCAGCCGAGCCTGTGGGGTCCCGACGCCGGGGGAGACACCCGCGCGCACCAGGCGGTCGACCGGGTCCAGGGCCTGCTCGGCGGGCAGGGCGTGCTCGCCGTGCGGCTCCAGGGCGGCCGGGACGCCCGCAGCCGGGTCGCGCTCGTGCCCTTCGGGGAGGAGGCCGACCCCGGCCGGCCCGCCGACCGGCCGTGGCCCGGCGCGCTGCCCAGCCCGGCGCCCGCCACCGTGCTGCCCGAGCCGCTGCCCGCCCGTGTCCTGGACGCCGCCGGGCACGACGTCGTCGTCGACGCCCGCCTCGCCGCCAGCGGCTCGCCCGCCACCGTGCGCTGGGAGCACGGCTCCGGCACCGTCACCGACTGGGCCGGGCCCTGGCCGCTCGCCGAGCGCTGGTGGCACGGCGGTGGCACGCGGCGCGTGCACCTGCAGGTGGTGCTCGACGACGGCCGCGGGCTGCTGCTCGCCCAGACCGCGGGCACCTGGACGGTGGAGGCCTGCTATGACTGA